The following are encoded in a window of Natrononativus amylolyticus genomic DNA:
- a CDS encoding cupredoxin domain-containing protein, with translation MLYRSARRTPRGLTPGRFTRIETLISPYPASDRLEHQESFAHAVLEEGVYDYVCTPHQTWMYGTVVVGSPDPASEPGLSNPDEDGELEPGALGALDQAVERLLRSE, from the coding sequence GTGCTTTACAGAAGTGCACGGAGAACGCCCCGAGGCTTGACCCCGGGGCGATTCACCCGAATTGAGACGCTAATATCCCCTTACCCGGCGAGCGACAGGCTCGAGCACCAAGAATCGTTCGCGCACGCCGTTCTCGAGGAAGGAGTGTACGACTACGTCTGTACGCCACACCAGACGTGGATGTACGGAACCGTGGTCGTCGGCAGCCCCGATCCGGCGTCGGAGCCGGGGCTCTCCAACCCCGACGAGGACGGCGAACTGGAACCGGGTGCACTCGGGGCGCTCGACCAGGCCGTCGAGAGGCTGCTCCGCAGCGAGTGA
- a CDS encoding HAD-IIA family hydrolase, with translation MDGAVVDLDGTVYRSETAIPGAREGIELLRDAGVDVAFVTNSSTKPRTLCLERLESIGIDADESEILTSAAVTASYVATEYPTATVMAVGAPVLFEELSRADVTFTEDPFETDVLVVGKDRAFDFETLTRALHALEGGATFVTTNRDRKSPTDAGTEPGSGAVVAAISFAANRSPDVVAGKPHDPMIEVSLDHLDVDPSECMVIGDNPETDIRMGERAGMTTVLVLTGLIGRDDPVVAAGRADHVLKSLEDLERVLSDSD, from the coding sequence ATGGACGGCGCAGTCGTCGACCTCGACGGAACCGTGTACCGATCCGAAACGGCGATCCCCGGCGCTCGCGAGGGAATCGAGCTGCTTCGAGACGCCGGAGTCGACGTCGCGTTCGTCACGAACTCGTCTACGAAACCACGAACGCTGTGTCTCGAGCGGCTCGAGTCGATCGGGATCGACGCCGACGAGTCAGAGATCCTGACGAGTGCGGCAGTAACGGCGTCGTACGTGGCAACGGAGTACCCGACAGCGACCGTGATGGCCGTCGGCGCACCGGTCCTGTTCGAGGAACTGTCGCGAGCCGACGTGACGTTCACCGAGGACCCGTTCGAGACCGACGTCCTCGTCGTCGGGAAGGATCGGGCGTTCGACTTCGAGACGCTCACGCGCGCACTCCACGCGCTCGAGGGCGGTGCGACGTTCGTCACAACAAACCGAGATCGGAAGAGCCCGACAGACGCGGGTACCGAGCCAGGGTCGGGCGCGGTCGTCGCGGCGATTAGCTTCGCGGCCAATCGCAGCCCCGACGTCGTCGCGGGCAAACCGCACGATCCAATGATCGAGGTGAGCCTCGATCACCTCGACGTCGATCCGTCGGAGTGCATGGTGATCGGCGACAACCCGGAGACCGACATCAGAATGGGCGAGCGTGCCGGAATGACGACCGTCCTCGTGCTGACGGGCCTTATCGGTCGGGACGATCCGGTCGTGGCGGCCGGCAGAGCGGATCACGTCCTCAAGTCACTGGAGGATCTCGAGCGGGTACTCTCGGATAGCGACTGA
- the phnC gene encoding phosphonate ABC transporter ATP-binding protein produces the protein MLQIRNLEKVYPTGDEALKGVSMDVDGEEVVSIIGPSGAGKSTLIRCINRLTEPTGGSVSLDGTDVTALSKKELRDARRDMGMIFQEFNLVERLTVMENVLSGRVGYVNTWQALRRDFPPEDVQRAYEILERVGVSGMENKRADELSGGQRQRIGIARAVLQRPKILLVDEPTSSLDPETSFAVMELLTEIATEEGIPVLINIHEVELALEYTDRIVGLADGEVVFKGTPDELDQDARDVIYRSGEAREESTPAEQVEEQQSPSVEITDADRETSY, from the coding sequence ATGTTACAAATACGAAATCTGGAAAAGGTCTATCCGACGGGGGACGAGGCGCTGAAAGGCGTTTCGATGGACGTAGACGGAGAGGAAGTTGTCTCGATCATCGGTCCCAGTGGCGCGGGAAAGAGTACGCTCATTCGGTGTATCAATCGGCTCACCGAACCGACGGGCGGCTCTGTCAGCCTCGACGGGACCGACGTAACGGCGCTGTCGAAGAAGGAACTGCGCGACGCACGACGGGACATGGGAATGATCTTCCAGGAGTTCAACCTCGTCGAGCGGCTCACCGTGATGGAGAACGTCCTCTCGGGCCGCGTCGGCTACGTCAACACGTGGCAGGCGCTTCGGCGGGACTTCCCGCCGGAAGACGTCCAGCGGGCGTATGAGATCCTCGAACGCGTCGGTGTCAGCGGCATGGAGAACAAGCGCGCCGACGAGCTCTCCGGCGGGCAGCGACAGCGAATCGGCATCGCGCGCGCCGTCCTTCAGCGGCCGAAGATCCTACTCGTGGACGAGCCGACCAGCTCGCTCGACCCGGAGACGTCGTTCGCGGTCATGGAACTCCTCACGGAGATCGCGACGGAAGAGGGCATCCCGGTCCTGATCAACATCCACGAGGTCGAACTCGCACTCGAGTACACCGACCGGATCGTCGGACTCGCGGACGGAGAGGTCGTCTTCAAGGGAACGCCCGACGAGCTCGACCAGGACGCGCGCGACGTCATCTACCGGTCGGGTGAAGCACGCGAGGAATCGACGCCAGCCGAACAGGTCGAAGAGCAGCAATCCCCGTCGGTCGAGATCACCGACGCGGACAGAGAAACGTCGTACTAG
- the phnE gene encoding phosphonate ABC transporter, permease protein PhnE, whose protein sequence is MSNTEPDGGYPSSWNRPSGFYNEYVKYGIYAGIVLFVLWSAWAIRPSWGRLVGGLDAASILLSTMFPPDLSSEALERTWNGMVESIAMAFVATALGVTLSIPIAVMAAENLVPRPVYYVGRAIVSISRALHELVLAIICVVAVGLGPLAGVVALVIATPGFFAKLLAEELEDIDEGQADAIRAAGGSTLQVLLYGVAPQVVPRMVGLAIYRWDINIRASTIVGIVGAGGIGVTLLSSFDRYEYDFSLTIILAIIAVVMVGEIVSAIARRRVQ, encoded by the coding sequence GTGTCTAACACGGAGCCCGACGGCGGCTACCCATCGTCGTGGAACCGGCCGTCCGGGTTCTACAACGAGTACGTCAAGTACGGCATCTACGCGGGGATCGTCCTGTTCGTGCTGTGGAGCGCGTGGGCAATCCGGCCGAGCTGGGGTCGATTAGTCGGCGGCCTCGACGCAGCGTCCATCCTCCTCTCGACGATGTTTCCACCGGACCTCTCGTCCGAGGCGCTCGAGCGAACCTGGAACGGGATGGTCGAGAGCATCGCGATGGCGTTCGTCGCCACAGCGCTGGGCGTCACGCTCAGCATTCCGATCGCGGTCATGGCAGCCGAGAACCTGGTGCCGCGGCCCGTCTACTACGTGGGACGGGCGATCGTTTCGATTTCGCGCGCGCTGCACGAACTCGTGTTGGCGATCATCTGTGTCGTCGCCGTCGGCCTCGGGCCGCTCGCGGGCGTCGTCGCGCTCGTGATCGCGACGCCGGGCTTTTTCGCGAAGCTGCTCGCCGAGGAGTTAGAGGACATCGACGAGGGACAGGCCGACGCGATTCGCGCCGCCGGCGGGAGCACCCTGCAGGTGTTGCTGTACGGCGTCGCGCCGCAGGTCGTCCCCCGCATGGTCGGCCTCGCCATCTACCGCTGGGACATCAACATCCGCGCGAGCACGATCGTCGGCATCGTCGGCGCGGGCGGCATCGGCGTGACGTTACTCAGCTCGTTCGACAGGTACGAGTACGACTTTAGCCTCACGATCATCCTGGCGATCATCGCGGTCGTCATGGTCGGCGAGATCGTGAGCGCGATCGCCCGACGGAGGGTCCAGTGA
- the phnD gene encoding phosphate/phosphite/phosphonate ABC transporter substrate-binding protein, producing the protein MARDNRPHCSICRRKVLLGTGAAVTTGLAGCLGDDDPADDDTADDSADDAANGDDAGGDDEFEDFDLDDPVFPQTMQTLIDEGFVTGRMEDIDAFEEQDEPHYGSDIREVEGEDEIIEPSTLQFALTPTEDPALYADMVDPILENIEEETGYPCENNMVDSYAAQVEAMRADQLHIAGFSTGAVPFAVNLAGAVPFSIQVSEDDAGYRLWAITHMDHEDINSVEDFAGRNGAHGDPASNSGNLMPRALFDEEFGVEPEEDYSVEHVGDHENVILSVYHQDYEVAPVCSTCVARVAERGDVDANDIKVVWSSDPIPTTAFSYKYNLPEDVQEGIERAFLEYDYYDTEFAEEFEGRGEFIEIDYATHWHDILVTHEDNDIDLDDPADID; encoded by the coding sequence ATGGCCAGAGATAACAGACCACATTGTAGTATCTGCCGGCGAAAGGTACTACTCGGGACGGGTGCAGCAGTAACGACCGGTCTCGCGGGGTGTCTCGGAGACGACGATCCAGCGGATGACGACACCGCTGACGACTCAGCTGACGACGCGGCGAACGGCGACGACGCCGGCGGTGACGACGAGTTCGAGGATTTCGACCTCGACGATCCGGTGTTTCCCCAGACGATGCAGACGCTCATCGACGAAGGGTTCGTAACCGGAAGAATGGAGGACATCGATGCCTTCGAGGAGCAGGACGAACCCCACTACGGGAGCGATATCCGCGAAGTGGAGGGCGAAGACGAGATCATCGAGCCGAGCACGCTCCAGTTCGCGCTCACGCCGACGGAGGACCCGGCGCTCTACGCGGACATGGTCGATCCGATCCTCGAGAACATCGAAGAGGAGACCGGCTACCCCTGCGAGAACAACATGGTGGACAGCTACGCCGCGCAGGTCGAGGCGATGCGGGCGGACCAGCTTCACATCGCCGGCTTCTCGACTGGTGCGGTTCCGTTCGCCGTCAATCTCGCGGGCGCGGTGCCGTTTTCGATCCAGGTTTCGGAGGACGACGCGGGGTATCGCCTGTGGGCGATCACCCACATGGACCACGAGGACATCAACTCCGTCGAGGACTTCGCGGGGCGCAACGGCGCTCACGGCGACCCGGCCTCGAACTCCGGGAACCTAATGCCCCGAGCGCTGTTCGACGAGGAGTTCGGCGTCGAGCCCGAGGAGGATTACTCGGTCGAACACGTCGGCGATCACGAGAACGTCATCCTCTCGGTCTACCATCAGGACTACGAGGTTGCGCCGGTGTGCAGCACCTGCGTCGCTCGCGTCGCAGAGCGCGGTGACGTCGACGCCAACGACATCAAGGTCGTCTGGTCGAGCGATCCGATTCCGACGACGGCGTTCTCATACAAGTACAACCTGCCCGAGGACGTCCAAGAGGGAATCGAACGGGCGTTCCTCGAGTACGACTACTACGACACCGAGTTCGCCGAGGAGTTCGAGGGACGCGGCGAGTTCATCGAAATCGACTACGCGACTCACTGGCACGACATTCTGGTCACCCACGAGGACAACGACATCGACCTCGACGACCCCGCCGATATCGACTGA
- the phnE gene encoding phosphonate ABC transporter, permease protein PhnE, which produces MSFGKQTEWRKHSRRYHGVRWLAILVSLVIVAFSWRELNINYEFLVYTPRNLWDLVIRMTPPDYAYIIDLVPPLIETINIAILGTGLAVVISLPIAYMGAENTAPNPLAYAFGKFMIVATRSVNVIIWALFFVVVFGTGALAGVLAVAFRSIGFVSKLLAEGIEEIDPGQTEAIEAMGGSPMDVVIYGIVPQIKPVFVGVTTYRWDINVREATIIGLVGAGGIGVELSTSVDFLQWGRVSTILLTILGVVIVSEVVSAYLRKKVS; this is translated from the coding sequence ATGTCGTTCGGAAAACAGACGGAGTGGCGAAAACACTCCCGACGCTACCATGGCGTCCGGTGGCTCGCCATCCTCGTTTCGCTCGTCATCGTGGCGTTCTCCTGGCGCGAGCTCAACATCAACTACGAGTTCCTCGTCTACACCCCCCGGAACCTCTGGGATCTGGTAATCCGGATGACGCCGCCGGACTACGCGTACATAATCGACCTCGTCCCGCCGCTGATCGAAACGATAAACATCGCCATCCTCGGGACAGGGCTCGCGGTCGTGATCTCGCTTCCGATCGCGTACATGGGCGCGGAGAACACGGCGCCGAACCCCCTGGCGTATGCGTTCGGGAAGTTCATGATCGTCGCGACGCGGTCGGTCAACGTGATCATCTGGGCGCTGTTCTTCGTCGTCGTCTTCGGAACGGGCGCGCTCGCGGGCGTCCTCGCGGTCGCGTTCCGCTCGATCGGCTTCGTCTCGAAGCTCCTCGCCGAAGGGATCGAGGAGATTGACCCCGGACAGACGGAGGCGATCGAAGCGATGGGGGGCTCGCCGATGGACGTCGTCATCTACGGCATCGTCCCCCAGATCAAGCCGGTGTTCGTGGGTGTGACGACCTACCGCTGGGACATCAACGTCCGCGAGGCGACGATCATCGGCCTCGTCGGCGCCGGCGGGATCGGCGTCGAGCTGAGCACGTCAGTCGACTTCCTGCAGTGGGGTCGGGTGTCTACGATCCTGCTCACGATCCTCGGCGTCGTGATCGTAAGCGAGGTCGTCTCGGCGTACCTCCGAAAGAAGGTGAGCTGA
- a CDS encoding DUF4129 domain-containing protein, whose protein sequence is MRPLANGRPDAAVRSGYAAVRRSLELRHDGGSTLTHWEFYRRVSTDDLDDAEHFRTITERYERAKFARDGVRDEEATAVLERAKRLCNRETVRAHVGSADD, encoded by the coding sequence GTGCGGCCACTCGCGAATGGGCGGCCTGATGCGGCCGTTCGAAGCGGATACGCGGCTGTCCGGCGCTCGCTCGAGCTCCGACACGACGGTGGGAGCACGCTCACCCACTGGGAGTTCTACCGGCGAGTATCAACCGACGACCTCGACGATGCTGAACACTTTCGGACGATCACCGAACGCTACGAACGCGCCAAGTTTGCTCGAGACGGTGTCCGAGACGAGGAGGCGACGGCCGTCCTCGAACGGGCGAAACGGTTGTGCAACCGCGAGACGGTACGCGCACACGTCGGGTCGGCTGACGACTGA